One stretch of Saccharopolyspora erythraea DNA includes these proteins:
- a CDS encoding DHH family phosphoesterase, giving the protein MSGHSSTAPSESASAVSDAARLLSEATDVTLFAHVNPDADALGSALALGRALRRRGASVRVSFGWPGEPPVSLRSLDADGLVVPAAEVPEAPPTLVVCDTGSLQRLGPLADRVGATIAAGGDVLVIDHHVANTRFGTRHLIDERAEATVLIVLRLLDEMGVELDLPTARCLYAGLVTDTRSFRHASAATHRMAARLLEAGVDPEATTRPLLDTHPFRWMGMLAAVLGAAQLEPSAARGLGLVHTTVRLADSDGLGSEEIDSVIDVIRTTSEAEVAAVLKETAQGRWSVSLRADSKVDVGRAATACGGGGHRLASGFTADGEAGDVLDALRKALDEAPLLG; this is encoded by the coding sequence GTGAGCGGCCACAGCTCTACCGCGCCGAGCGAGAGCGCGTCGGCGGTGTCCGACGCCGCCAGACTGCTGTCCGAGGCGACGGACGTGACGCTGTTCGCCCACGTCAACCCGGACGCCGACGCGCTGGGCAGCGCGCTCGCGCTGGGCCGGGCGCTGCGGCGGCGAGGCGCCTCGGTGCGGGTGTCGTTCGGCTGGCCGGGCGAGCCGCCCGTGTCGCTGCGCAGCCTCGACGCCGACGGGCTCGTGGTTCCCGCCGCGGAGGTGCCGGAGGCGCCGCCGACGCTGGTCGTGTGCGACACCGGCAGCCTGCAGCGGCTCGGACCGCTGGCGGACCGGGTGGGCGCGACCATCGCCGCGGGTGGTGACGTGCTGGTGATCGACCACCACGTGGCCAACACCCGCTTCGGCACCCGGCACCTGATCGACGAGCGGGCCGAGGCGACGGTGCTGATCGTGCTGCGGCTGCTCGACGAGATGGGTGTGGAGCTCGACCTGCCTACCGCGCGCTGCCTGTACGCCGGTCTGGTTACCGACACCCGTTCGTTCCGGCACGCCAGCGCCGCGACGCACCGCATGGCGGCCCGGTTGCTGGAGGCCGGGGTCGACCCGGAGGCCACCACCCGGCCGCTGCTCGACACCCACCCGTTCCGCTGGATGGGCATGCTCGCCGCAGTGCTCGGCGCGGCCCAGCTGGAGCCGTCGGCCGCTCGCGGGCTCGGTCTGGTGCACACCACGGTGCGGCTGGCGGACTCCGACGGGCTGGGCAGCGAGGAGATCGACAGCGTCATCGACGTCATTCGGACCACCAGCGAGGCCGAGGTCGCCGCCGTGCTGAAGGAGACCGCGCAGGGGCGCTGGTCGGTGTCGTTGCGGGCGGACAGCAAGGTCGACGTCGGCAGGGCGGCCACGGCGTGCGGGGGCGGCGGTCACCGCCTGGCCTCCGGCTTCACCGCCGACGGTGAGGCGGGCGATGTGCTGGACGCCTTGCGCAAGGCCCTCGACGAGGCCCCGCTGCTCGGCTGA
- the rbfA gene encoding 30S ribosome-binding factor RbfA has translation MADTARARRLAKRIAQIVASGLEYEVKDPRLAMVTITDARVTPDLRDATVYYTVFGDDADHASTAAALASATGVLRSRVGQQTGVRFTPTLTFVADTVPDDARRLDELLAQAREADAEVARLASTAEHAGDADPYRADTEDDDDDTDGADDEARSDADVRRGPQSG, from the coding sequence GTGGCCGACACGGCACGCGCCCGCAGACTCGCCAAACGCATCGCCCAGATCGTGGCATCGGGGCTGGAGTACGAGGTCAAGGACCCGAGACTGGCGATGGTGACGATCACCGACGCACGGGTGACCCCGGACCTGCGGGACGCCACTGTCTACTACACCGTGTTCGGCGACGACGCCGACCACGCCTCGACGGCCGCCGCGCTGGCCAGCGCCACCGGTGTGCTGCGGTCGAGGGTCGGGCAGCAGACCGGGGTGCGCTTCACCCCGACCCTGACCTTCGTCGCCGACACCGTGCCCGACGACGCTCGGCGCCTGGACGAGCTGCTGGCGCAGGCCCGCGAGGCCGACGCCGAGGTCGCGCGGCTGGCCTCGACGGCCGAGCACGCCGGCGACGCCGACCCGTACCGCGCCGACACCGAAGATGACGACGACGACACCGACGGTGCCGACGATGAGGCCCGAAGCGACGCCGACGTGCGGCGTGGGCCACAGAGTGGTTGA
- a CDS encoding DUF503 domain-containing protein, whose amino-acid sequence MYVAVLELDVLLGDVRSLKQKRSVVRPVVAELRRRFEVAVAEAGDQNLHRRALIGVATVSSDAAHAREVLDACERTVAGRPELELLSARHRLVGPQDD is encoded by the coding sequence ATGTACGTCGCTGTCCTGGAGCTGGACGTGTTGCTCGGTGACGTCCGCTCCCTGAAGCAGAAGCGCTCCGTCGTGCGGCCCGTCGTGGCCGAGCTGCGACGCCGCTTCGAGGTCGCGGTCGCCGAGGCGGGCGACCAGAACCTGCACCGCCGGGCTCTCATCGGGGTGGCCACGGTGTCCAGCGATGCCGCGCACGCGCGCGAGGTGCTGGACGCCTGCGAGCGCACGGTCGCCGGGCGCCCCGAGCTCGAGCTCCTCTCGGCCCGCCACCGCCTGGTCGGGCCGCAGGACGACTGA
- the infB gene encoding translation initiation factor IF-2, which yields MSIEMPDEVKWLFPIVVGQSWPEGDEDALRRLADAWRAAGQGLDGVTSAGNNGAQQVKSAMEGKTADAFEKMWKDIGEGGEAALPKLKEACDKLAESCDSSALEVEHTKLTIIASLIALAIQIAAMVAAAFGTFGASTAGIPIAQGITRAAVWQIFKQLVMSIAKNVAIEVATSMAIETAVQGIQIASGERKGFDGGKFKDAAISGAIGGVVGGAFEGVGKVAGRMGSEAVGDAAGGAAGNAGSAAGRAAGDAAGDAAGDAAAAASESVAKNIGKEALKEGATGAAEGAVGSVAEQLITEGKVDWGEVGTGAMSGGATGAGMGGIGAGAGHIADNIRTPDVDTGGAGGSGSGSGDGGSGSGDGGSGSGESGSGSGDGGSGSGSGSGSGSGSGSGSGSGSGDGGSGGGSDSGSGGSGSGSGSGSGSGSGSGSGDGGSGGSDSGSGSSGSGSGGASASASDSGSGSGGGDSRSSGSPDSSSSSSDSSSSSSGGGTPSSGGGSPSSDGGSSSSSGGTGPSTMSAGGDSSGAADSSPGGSSGGSPGGGSHSTSDSGSSGGGSSSHSTDSGGRASGGDSTPTSSGGDSTPSSSGGGASHATPGGGDGGPSPRSDSGGGNYSTSDSGTSGGGSGGSSPNGSGASGGSDSPSPSSSGGSSGGAGAGAGSPDSSGGGSGGSHGGGGAGGGASHGGGGAGGGASHGGGGVGGGASHGGGGGGFRGGGGPGAGAGAGTGAPAGGGGFRGRPGGGGRPGGPGGRGGAAGAFGRPGGPARRGRKSKRQKRQEYMDNMQAPSVGGVRLPRGNGETVRLRRGASLTDFAEKINANPASLVQAMFHLGEMVTATQSVSDEILELLGGEMNYKVEMVSPEDEDRELLESFDISFGDPGSSDEQLSARPPVVTVMGHVDHGKTRLLDTVRKANVQAGEAGGITQHIGAYQVMTELEGNERPITFIDTPGHEAFTAMRARGAKSTDIAVLVVAADDGVMPQTVEALNHAQAAGVPIVVAVNKIDVEGANPAKVRQQLTEYNLVAEEYGGETMFVDISARQGTNIESLLEAILLTADATLDLRANPKMEAQGVAIEAHLDRGRGPVATVLVQRGTLRVGDSVVAGNAFGRVRRMINEHDEDVTEALPSRPVQVIGFTSVPGAGDTFLVVDEDRVARQIADRRGARIREAQNAAKRKRVSLEDLDKVLKETNQLNLIIKGDNSGTVEALEESLTKIEVGEEVELRVIHRGVGGINESDINLATAENTIVLGFNVRAEGKAAEVANREGVEIRYYSVIYRAIEDIEQALKGMLKPEYEEVELGRAEVREVFKSSKVGTIAGCMVTDGIMRRNAKARLLRDNVVISENLTVTSLKRFKDDATEVRDGFECGLTLSYSDIKVDDIIETYEMREKPRA from the coding sequence GTGTCGATCGAAATGCCGGACGAGGTCAAGTGGCTGTTCCCGATCGTGGTCGGACAGTCCTGGCCCGAGGGTGACGAGGACGCGCTGCGCCGTCTCGCCGACGCGTGGCGCGCCGCGGGCCAGGGCCTGGACGGGGTCACCTCCGCGGGCAACAACGGCGCCCAGCAGGTCAAGAGCGCCATGGAGGGCAAGACCGCCGACGCCTTCGAGAAGATGTGGAAGGACATCGGCGAAGGCGGCGAGGCCGCCCTGCCCAAGCTGAAGGAAGCGTGCGACAAGCTCGCCGAGAGCTGCGACAGCAGCGCGCTCGAGGTCGAGCACACCAAGCTGACGATCATCGCCTCGCTGATCGCGCTGGCGATCCAGATCGCGGCCATGGTGGCCGCGGCCTTCGGCACCTTCGGCGCTTCCACGGCCGGCATCCCGATCGCGCAGGGCATCACCCGCGCAGCGGTGTGGCAGATCTTCAAGCAGCTCGTCATGAGCATCGCCAAGAACGTCGCGATCGAGGTCGCCACCTCGATGGCGATCGAGACGGCGGTGCAGGGCATCCAGATCGCCTCCGGCGAGCGCAAGGGCTTCGACGGCGGCAAGTTCAAGGACGCGGCGATCAGCGGCGCCATCGGCGGTGTGGTCGGCGGCGCCTTCGAGGGCGTCGGCAAGGTCGCGGGCCGCATGGGCAGCGAAGCGGTCGGCGACGCCGCGGGCGGCGCGGCAGGCAACGCCGGCTCGGCGGCCGGCCGGGCCGCCGGCGACGCGGCGGGTGACGCCGCGGGCGACGCCGCGGCCGCGGCGAGCGAGAGCGTCGCCAAGAACATCGGCAAGGAAGCCCTGAAGGAGGGCGCCACCGGCGCCGCCGAAGGCGCCGTGGGCAGCGTCGCCGAGCAGCTCATCACCGAGGGCAAGGTCGACTGGGGCGAGGTCGGCACCGGCGCCATGTCCGGTGGCGCCACCGGTGCAGGCATGGGCGGCATCGGCGCGGGCGCCGGTCACATCGCCGACAACATCCGCACCCCCGACGTCGACACCGGCGGAGCCGGTGGGTCGGGGTCGGGGTCCGGTGACGGCGGGTCGGGGTCTGGCGACGGTGGGTCGGGCTCTGGCGAGTCGGGCTCCGGCTCGGGCGACGGTGGTTCGGGTTCGGGTTCGGGTTCGGGTTCGGGTTCGGGTTCTGGCTCGGGCTCGGGCTCGGGCTCGGGTGACGGCGGGTCCGGTGGCGGCTCCGACTCCGGCTCGGGTGGCTCTGGTTCCGGCTCTGGTTCAGGCTCTGGTTCAGGCTCTGGTTCCGGCTCGGGCGACGGTGGTTCCGGTGGGTCCGACTCCGGCTCCGGTAGCTCTGGTTCGGGCTCGGGCGGCGCCTCCGCCTCGGCGTCCGACAGCGGATCCGGCTCCGGCGGCGGCGACTCCAGATCTTCCGGTTCCCCCGACTCGTCCTCCAGTTCCTCCGATTCCTCCTCTTCCAGCTCCGGTGGCGGCACCCCGTCCAGCGGTGGCGGCTCGCCTTCCAGCGACGGCGGTTCTTCTTCCAGCAGTGGCGGGACCGGACCGTCCACAATGTCCGCAGGCGGCGACTCAAGTGGCGCTGCCGACAGCTCGCCCGGCGGTTCGTCCGGCGGTTCTCCCGGCGGTGGCAGTCATTCGACTTCCGACTCCGGTTCCTCGGGTGGTGGTTCTTCCAGCCACAGCACCGATTCCGGGGGCCGCGCCTCGGGCGGCGACTCGACGCCGACTTCTTCAGGCGGTGACTCCACCCCGTCGTCTTCGGGCGGCGGCGCCTCGCATGCGACGCCGGGCGGTGGCGACGGCGGTCCCAGCCCGCGCAGCGACAGCGGCGGAGGTAACTACTCCACAAGCGACAGCGGCACTTCCGGTGGCGGTTCCGGCGGGAGTTCGCCCAACGGTTCCGGCGCCTCTGGCGGTTCGGATTCGCCGAGCCCCTCCTCGTCCGGTGGCTCCTCCGGTGGCGCAGGAGCCGGTGCGGGCTCACCGGATTCGTCCGGTGGCGGCTCCGGTGGTTCCCACGGCGGTGGCGGTGCCGGTGGCGGCGCGTCCCACGGCGGTGGCGGTGCCGGCGGCGGCGCGTCCCACGGCGGTGGCGGCGTCGGTGGCGGCGCCTCGCATGGCGGCGGTGGCGGCGGCTTCCGCGGTGGCGGCGGCCCCGGTGCCGGTGCCGGTGCTGGTACCGGTGCTCCCGCGGGCGGCGGCGGTTTCCGCGGTCGTCCCGGCGGCGGTGGCCGTCCGGGTGGTCCCGGTGGCCGCGGTGGCGCGGCCGGTGCCTTCGGCCGCCCGGGTGGTCCGGCGCGTCGTGGCCGCAAGTCCAAGCGGCAGAAGCGCCAGGAGTACATGGACAACATGCAGGCGCCGTCGGTCGGCGGCGTCCGGCTGCCGCGCGGCAACGGCGAGACGGTTCGCCTGCGCCGCGGCGCCTCGCTGACCGACTTCGCCGAGAAGATCAACGCCAACCCGGCCTCGCTGGTGCAGGCGATGTTCCACCTCGGCGAGATGGTCACCGCGACCCAGTCCGTCTCCGACGAGATCCTCGAGCTGCTCGGCGGCGAGATGAACTACAAGGTCGAGATGGTCAGCCCGGAGGACGAGGACCGGGAGCTGCTGGAGTCGTTCGACATCAGCTTCGGCGACCCGGGTTCCTCCGACGAGCAGCTCAGCGCCCGGCCGCCGGTGGTGACCGTCATGGGTCACGTCGACCACGGCAAGACGCGACTGCTGGACACCGTCCGCAAGGCCAACGTCCAGGCGGGCGAGGCCGGCGGCATCACCCAGCACATCGGTGCCTACCAGGTCATGACCGAGCTGGAGGGCAACGAGCGGCCGATCACCTTCATCGACACCCCTGGTCACGAGGCGTTCACCGCCATGCGTGCCCGCGGTGCGAAGTCGACCGACATCGCGGTGCTGGTCGTGGCCGCCGACGACGGCGTCATGCCGCAGACGGTGGAGGCGCTCAACCACGCCCAGGCCGCCGGGGTGCCGATCGTGGTCGCGGTCAACAAGATCGACGTCGAGGGCGCGAACCCGGCCAAGGTCCGCCAGCAGCTGACCGAGTACAACCTGGTCGCCGAGGAGTACGGCGGCGAGACGATGTTCGTCGACATCTCGGCGCGGCAGGGCACCAACATCGAGTCCCTGCTCGAGGCGATCCTGCTGACCGCGGACGCCACGCTGGACCTGCGGGCCAACCCGAAGATGGAGGCCCAGGGCGTCGCGATCGAGGCGCACCTCGACCGCGGCCGCGGTCCGGTGGCGACCGTGCTCGTGCAGCGCGGCACGCTGCGGGTCGGCGACTCGGTGGTCGCGGGCAACGCCTTCGGGCGCGTCCGCCGGATGATCAACGAGCACGACGAGGACGTCACCGAGGCGCTGCCGTCCCGTCCGGTCCAGGTCATCGGCTTCACGTCGGTGCCGGGTGCCGGTGACACCTTCCTGGTGGTCGACGAGGACCGGGTCGCCCGGCAGATCGCCGACCGGCGGGGTGCCCGCATCCGCGAGGCCCAGAACGCGGCCAAGCGCAAGCGGGTCAGCCTCGAGGACCTGGACAAGGTGCTCAAGGAGACCAACCAGCTCAACCTGATCATCAAGGGTGACAACTCGGGTACCGTCGAGGCGCTCGAGGAGTCCCTGACCAAGATCGAGGTCGGTGAAGAGGTCGAGCTGCGGGTCATCCACCGCGGCGTCGGCGGCATCAACGAGAGCGACATCAACCTCGCGACCGCCGAGAACACCATCGTCCTGGGCTTCAACGTCCGGGCCGAGGGCAAGGCGGCCGAGGTGGCCAACCGCGAGGGCGTGGAGATCCGGTACTACTCGGTCATCTACCGCGCGATCGAGGACATCGAGCAGGCCCTCAAGGGCATGCTCAAGCCCGAGTACGAGGAGGTCGAGCTCGGCCGGGCGGAGGTCCGCGAGGTCTTCAAGTCCTCCAAGGTCGGCACCATCGCGGGTTGCATGGTCACCGACGGCATCATGCGGCGCAACGCCAAGGCGCGTCTGCTGCGGGACAACGTCGTGATCTCGGAGAACCTCACGGTCACGTCCCTGAAGCGGTTCAAGGACGACGCGACCGAGGTCCGCGACGGTTTCGAGTGCGGTCTGACCCTGTCGTACAGCGACATCAAGGTCGACGACATCATCGAGACCTACGAGATGCGCGAAAAGCCCCGCGCCTGA
- a CDS encoding WXG100 family type VII secretion target translates to MSKPMRMQPEEIRSGGTKIGHSGEDCEKVHQTLKSGLDAEGQCWGNDEAGQEFAKSYVQASKDVEEGIKKIAKALGDIKTNLHQTADDTEARDAKSAEDLANVPK, encoded by the coding sequence GTGAGCAAGCCAATGCGCATGCAGCCGGAGGAGATCCGCTCCGGAGGCACCAAGATCGGCCACTCCGGTGAGGACTGCGAGAAGGTCCACCAGACGCTCAAGAGCGGGCTCGACGCCGAAGGCCAGTGCTGGGGCAACGACGAGGCAGGCCAGGAGTTCGCCAAGTCCTACGTCCAGGCGTCCAAGGACGTCGAGGAAGGCATCAAGAAGATCGCCAAGGCGCTCGGTGACATCAAGACGAACCTGCACCAGACAGCAGACGACACCGAAGCGCGCGATGCGAAGTCCGCGGAGGACCTCGCCAACGTCCCGAAGTAA
- a CDS encoding YbaB/EbfC family nucleoid-associated protein, protein MSARDGSDPAARQQDLENRNAALRGQIDSMLSDLRRRTAEIQQKQAEAAARTHEISSEDGMVTATVDASGTLQKLELSPKAFERSTPDRLARTITSLIREATGTAQQALHSEFAGLAETPDLPSIVDGAPMLQDFFNGSPLFTPPDPQAEREERAAAGSSSQAAPSRPASPPQVRTAPEDDYDDDFDSFMDDRRRRW, encoded by the coding sequence GTGTCCGCACGCGATGGGTCGGATCCGGCCGCCAGGCAGCAGGACCTGGAGAACCGCAACGCCGCGCTGCGCGGGCAGATCGACAGCATGCTGTCGGATCTGCGCCGCCGCACCGCCGAGATCCAGCAGAAACAGGCCGAGGCCGCGGCCCGGACCCACGAGATCAGCTCCGAGGACGGGATGGTCACCGCGACCGTCGACGCCTCCGGCACGCTGCAGAAGCTGGAGCTGTCGCCGAAGGCGTTCGAGCGCAGTACCCCCGACCGGTTGGCCCGGACCATCACGAGCCTGATCCGGGAAGCCACCGGCACGGCGCAGCAGGCGCTGCACTCGGAGTTCGCGGGCCTGGCCGAGACGCCCGACCTGCCCAGCATCGTCGACGGCGCCCCGATGCTGCAGGACTTCTTCAACGGCAGCCCGCTGTTCACCCCTCCCGACCCGCAGGCCGAACGCGAGGAGCGCGCCGCCGCCGGGTCGTCGTCGCAGGCCGCGCCTTCGCGTCCCGCGAGCCCGCCGCAGGTCCGCACCGCGCCCGAAGACGACTACGACGATGACTTCGACTCGTTCATGGACGACAGGAGGCGTCGCTGGTGA
- a CDS encoding MBL fold metallo-hydrolase, translating into MTRWREVGDGVLVRRYAELDLTVGLVVGSERALVVDTRGDHRQGAELAEAVRQVTSLPLQIVLTHAHFDHCFGTGAFLPAPVWAHERCARHLDRTGESQRAEWGAHYREQDREDVACALAETTIVGPGHLVADSAEIDLGGRTAHLLHLGPGHTDHDLVIAAGDVVFAGDLVEHGAPPDFGDALPRHWPSTLDALLALAPTTVVPGHGDPVDPGFVRRQRTEIAEVARLCREVREGMVGEQEAVARSPYPPATTLSALARVVP; encoded by the coding sequence TTGACCCGCTGGCGGGAGGTCGGCGACGGCGTGCTCGTGCGCCGGTACGCCGAGCTGGACCTGACCGTCGGCCTGGTCGTCGGCTCGGAGCGGGCACTGGTCGTCGACACCCGCGGCGACCACCGGCAGGGCGCAGAGCTGGCCGAAGCGGTCCGGCAGGTGACGTCGCTGCCGTTGCAGATCGTGCTCACCCACGCCCATTTCGACCACTGCTTCGGCACCGGGGCGTTCCTGCCCGCACCGGTGTGGGCGCACGAGCGGTGCGCCCGGCACCTGGACCGGACCGGTGAGTCGCAGCGCGCGGAATGGGGCGCGCACTACCGCGAGCAGGACCGTGAGGACGTCGCCTGCGCGTTGGCGGAGACGACGATCGTCGGGCCGGGCCACCTGGTCGCCGACTCCGCGGAGATCGACCTGGGTGGCCGCACCGCCCACCTGCTGCACCTCGGCCCCGGCCACACCGACCATGACCTGGTGATCGCCGCCGGGGACGTCGTCTTCGCCGGTGACCTGGTCGAACACGGCGCTCCGCCCGACTTCGGCGACGCCCTCCCGCGGCACTGGCCGTCCACTCTGGACGCACTGCTGGCGCTCGCACCGACGACGGTGGTCCCGGGCCACGGCGATCCGGTCGACCCGGGCTTCGTGCGGCGGCAGCGAACCGAGATCGCCGAGGTGGCCCGGCTCTGCCGCGAGGTACGCGAGGGCATGGTCGGCGAGCAGGAAGCCGTCGCCCGGTCCCCTTATCCGCCCGCGACCACACTCAGTGCATTGGCACGCGTTGTTCCGTAA
- a CDS encoding 2-phosphosulfolactate phosphatase produces the protein MSGAEVRLAWGSDGVRALAPGCSALIVVDVLSFSTAVDVATSTGARVLPLRWHDERAGIAAGQAGAVLARPRSDTEWSLSPSSLLTLTPEVLLALPSPNGATLCAEAAEFGVNVFAGCLRNAMAVAAAAGRLGGPIGVVAAGEGHRPAVEDAIGAGAIIAALSGPRSAEAEFVAAGYQAVSQRIKALLAECVSGRELRDGGFAHDVALAAEVDTSMTAPVLRGGRFEAS, from the coding sequence ATGTCTGGGGCTGAGGTGCGGTTGGCGTGGGGCAGCGACGGCGTGCGAGCGCTCGCTCCCGGTTGTTCTGCTCTGATCGTCGTCGACGTGCTGTCGTTCAGCACCGCGGTCGACGTCGCCACCAGCACGGGCGCCCGCGTGCTGCCCCTGCGCTGGCACGACGAGCGCGCGGGGATCGCCGCGGGCCAGGCCGGGGCGGTCCTGGCCAGGCCGCGCAGCGACACCGAGTGGTCTCTGAGCCCCTCCTCCCTGCTCACGCTCACCCCCGAGGTGCTGCTCGCGCTCCCCTCCCCCAACGGCGCGACCCTGTGCGCGGAGGCCGCCGAGTTCGGGGTGAACGTCTTCGCGGGCTGCCTGCGCAACGCGATGGCGGTCGCCGCGGCGGCCGGCAGGCTCGGCGGGCCGATCGGCGTCGTCGCCGCCGGAGAAGGTCACCGCCCGGCCGTGGAGGACGCCATCGGCGCCGGTGCGATCATCGCCGCGCTGTCCGGTCCGCGCTCCGCGGAGGCCGAGTTCGTCGCCGCCGGCTACCAGGCGGTGTCGCAGCGCATCAAGGCGTTGCTGGCCGAGTGCGTCTCCGGCCGCGAGCTGCGCGACGGGGGCTTCGCCCACGACGTCGCCCTCGCCGCCGAGGTCGACACGAGCATGACCGCTCCCGTGCTGCGGGGCGGCCGTTTCGAGGCGTCTTGA
- a CDS encoding ribose-5-phosphate isomerase, with amino-acid sequence MRVYLGSDHAGFELKNHLVKWLTEQGHEVTDVGPAEYDAQDDYPPFCIETARRVVADEGSLGLVLGGSGNGEQIAANKVPGARAALTWNVDTAKLARQHNNALLAGIGARMHTVEEVQAIVEAFVGTEFEGGRHQRRIDLLTDYERTGEPPALPGN; translated from the coding sequence GTGCGCGTCTACCTAGGCTCCGATCACGCAGGATTCGAACTCAAGAACCATCTCGTCAAGTGGCTGACCGAGCAGGGTCACGAGGTGACCGACGTCGGCCCGGCGGAATACGACGCCCAGGACGACTACCCGCCGTTCTGCATCGAGACCGCCCGCCGGGTGGTGGCCGACGAGGGCAGCCTCGGGCTGGTCCTCGGTGGCTCCGGCAACGGCGAGCAGATCGCGGCGAACAAGGTGCCCGGCGCCCGCGCCGCGCTGACCTGGAACGTCGACACCGCCAAGCTGGCCCGTCAGCACAACAACGCGCTGCTGGCCGGCATCGGTGCGCGGATGCACACCGTCGAGGAGGTGCAGGCGATCGTCGAGGCGTTCGTCGGCACCGAGTTCGAGGGCGGCAGGCACCAGCGCCGCATCGACCTGCTCACCGACTACGAGCGGACCGGCGAGCCGCCGGCTCTGCCGGGCAACTGA
- a CDS encoding Fpg/Nei family DNA glycosylase, which translates to MPEGHTLHRLAQLHQKRYGGAAVRVGSPQGRFAASAALLDGSVLRRAEAHGKHLFHFYGPDRVVHVHLGLYGTFTESELPMEEPRGQVRMRIVGDTHGTDLRGPTACELLTDAEVAALRDRLGPDPLRTDADPDRAWQRISRSRTSIAALLLDQKVLAGAGNVYRAEVLFRHGIPPYTPGRDLGRERWDLVWSDLVELMAAGVRAGRIDTVRPEHEPEATGRAPRQDRHGGEVYVYRRAAQPCLVCGTEVATADLTGRKLYWCPSCQAP; encoded by the coding sequence GTGCCCGAAGGCCACACCCTGCACCGCCTGGCACAACTGCACCAGAAGCGCTACGGCGGCGCGGCCGTGCGGGTCGGCAGCCCGCAGGGCAGGTTCGCCGCGAGCGCGGCCCTGCTGGACGGTTCGGTCCTGCGGCGGGCCGAAGCCCACGGCAAGCACCTGTTCCACTTCTACGGCCCGGACCGGGTCGTGCACGTCCACCTCGGGCTCTACGGCACGTTCACCGAGTCCGAGCTGCCGATGGAGGAGCCGCGGGGCCAGGTCCGGATGCGGATCGTCGGCGACACCCACGGCACCGACCTGCGCGGCCCGACCGCGTGCGAACTGCTCACCGACGCGGAGGTGGCGGCGCTGCGCGACCGGCTCGGCCCGGACCCGCTGCGCACCGACGCCGACCCGGACCGCGCGTGGCAGCGGATCTCCCGCTCCCGTACCAGCATCGCTGCGCTGCTGCTCGACCAGAAGGTGCTGGCCGGCGCGGGCAACGTCTACCGCGCGGAGGTGCTGTTCCGGCACGGCATCCCGCCGTACACACCCGGGCGGGACCTCGGCCGCGAGCGGTGGGACCTGGTCTGGAGCGACCTGGTCGAGCTGATGGCCGCCGGGGTGCGCGCGGGGCGCATCGACACCGTGCGACCCGAGCACGAGCCGGAAGCCACCGGCCGTGCGCCGCGGCAGGACCGGCACGGCGGCGAGGTCTACGTCTACCGGCGGGCCGCGCAACCCTGCCTGGTGTGCGGCACGGAGGTGGCCACCGCCGACCTGACCGGGCGCAAGCTCTACTGGTGCCCGTCCTGCCAGGCGCCCTGA